A single genomic interval of Candidatus Methylomirabilota bacterium harbors:
- a CDS encoding carboxymuconolactone decarboxylase family protein, translated as MVGDALWYESAHVVGIANALNVAADGLASLPAVTALLPPVAGEGGPAAAALFAEIRAFYARAEVPPVFRFLARDPAYAADVWGATRRAFEDNRLSRRLKESLAFAISLTTRSAWGIAFHLEEMRRLGVGDGGVMEVIGVTQMFSSYTKIADTLQLEPDMGHIAPPDESPAPGGAVRS; from the coding sequence ATGGTCGGGGACGCGCTCTGGTACGAGTCCGCGCACGTGGTGGGCATCGCCAATGCGCTCAACGTCGCCGCGGACGGGCTGGCCAGTCTCCCTGCGGTCACCGCGCTGCTGCCGCCGGTGGCTGGCGAGGGCGGCCCGGCGGCGGCGGCGCTCTTTGCGGAGATTCGCGCGTTCTATGCGCGGGCCGAGGTGCCGCCCGTGTTCCGCTTCCTCGCTCGCGATCCCGCCTACGCGGCGGACGTGTGGGGAGCCACGCGCCGGGCCTTCGAGGACAATCGGCTGTCGCGACGGCTCAAGGAGTCACTGGCCTTCGCGATCTCGCTCACGACGCGCTCCGCATGGGGCATCGCATTTCACCTGGAGGAGATGCGCCGGCTGGGCGTGGGCGACGGCGGGGTGATGGAAGTGATCGGGGTGACGCAGATGTTCTCGAGCTACACGAAGATCGCCGACACGCTGCAGCTCGAGCCGGACATGGGGCACATCGCGCCGCCCGACGAGTCGCCGGCGCCGGGTGGCGCGGTCCGGAGCTAG
- a CDS encoding Tim44 domain-containing protein, translating to MKRLTAVLALIAITVLPVLWTAEAWARAGGGGSSGSRGSRSYSSPAAPSSSPGSSSLNRPAPPPPTSYQHPAPVSRPGWGFGGMLGGLLLGGLIGSLFFGGMGHGGIGLLEIVLIGVLAYVAISFLRRRQSAPAVPAGYADPGEPPASWRPEPAPGTAVLNAPSAVDTDLARGVSHIRQMDPRFDPARFTEPASDIFFQVQAAWMARDMDGVRPVLTEEMGASMQAQCDQLKAQRRVNRLENIAVRAVDATEAWQESGRDFVTVRFLASLLDFTTDESGAQVVEGSRTEPVKFEEYWTFTRPVGPGPWRLSAIQQAG from the coding sequence ATGAAGCGACTGACCGCCGTGCTGGCCTTGATCGCGATAACCGTCCTGCCCGTTCTCTGGACTGCCGAAGCCTGGGCTCGGGCAGGGGGTGGTGGCTCGAGCGGAAGCCGCGGCTCGCGGAGCTATTCGTCACCGGCGGCGCCTTCCTCGTCGCCCGGCTCCTCCTCGCTGAATCGCCCCGCGCCACCGCCGCCCACGAGCTATCAGCATCCAGCCCCGGTGTCCCGTCCGGGCTGGGGATTCGGCGGAATGCTCGGCGGGCTCTTGCTGGGCGGCCTCATCGGGAGCCTCTTCTTCGGCGGCATGGGCCATGGGGGGATCGGGCTGCTGGAGATCGTGCTGATCGGCGTGCTCGCGTACGTCGCCATTTCCTTCCTGCGCCGACGGCAGTCCGCTCCGGCGGTGCCCGCGGGCTACGCCGATCCCGGCGAGCCGCCCGCCTCGTGGCGCCCTGAGCCGGCGCCGGGCACCGCGGTCCTGAATGCGCCTTCGGCGGTCGACACGGATCTCGCCCGAGGCGTTTCGCACATTCGTCAGATGGATCCGCGCTTCGATCCCGCCCGCTTCACCGAGCCAGCCTCGGACATCTTCTTCCAGGTGCAGGCGGCGTGGATGGCCCGCGACATGGACGGCGTGCGCCCCGTGCTGACCGAGGAGATGGGGGCGAGCATGCAGGCCCAGTGTGATCAGCTCAAGGCGCAGCGCCGGGTGAACCGGCTGGAGAACATCGCGGTCCGCGCGGTCGACGCCACCGAGGCGTGGCAGGAGAGCGGCCGGGACTTCGTGACGGTGCGCTTCCTCGCGAGCCTGCTGGACTTCACGACCGACGAGAGCGGCGCCCAGGTGGTCGAAGGAAGCCGGACGGAGCCGGTCAAGTTCGAGGAGTACTGGACCTTCACGCGGCCGGTGGGGCCAGGCCCCTGGCGCCTGTCGGCGATCCAGCAGGCCGGCTGA